In Lates calcarifer isolate ASB-BC8 linkage group LG15, TLL_Latcal_v3, whole genome shotgun sequence, one genomic interval encodes:
- the seraf gene encoding LOW QUALITY PROTEIN: von Willebrand factor D and EGF domain-containing protein (The sequence of the model RefSeq protein was modified relative to this genomic sequence to represent the inferred CDS: deleted 1 base in 1 codon) has product MGFMGLGSAVLFLASLVALLGVCSAGSDAPRGVAVGFVFDPKAKCDPPCEHAGVCIRNNTCFCSRGYEGETCQYANCYPKCKNGGECLRPGKCRCPPGYGGRYCHKVTCDGGCWNGGECTAVNGVAKCICPSSWTGSKCQEAICPQGCRNGGICVAPGICSCPEGWLGGACHTAVCTLPCLNGGKCISPDKCRCRPPYSGPRCEERKKSH; this is encoded by the exons ATGGGATTTATGGGTCTCGGCTCGGCGGTTCTGTTTCTCGCCTCCTTGGTCGCTCTCCTCGGCGTTTGTTCCGCGGGATCCGACGCGCCCCGAGGAGTCGCGGTCGGGTTCGTTTTCGACCCCAAAGCGAAGTGCGATCCGCCGTGCGAACACGCAGGAGTCTGCATCCGCAACAACACATGCTTCTGCTCCAGGGGCTAT GAAGGAGAGACCTGCCAGTATG CCAACTGTTATCCCAAATGTAAGAATGGAGGAGAGTGTCTTCGCCCTGGAAAATGCAGATGTCCTCCTGGATATGGAGGAAGATACTGTCACAAAG TGACATGTGATGGAGGATGCTGGAACGGAGGAGAATGCACTGCTGTCAACGGAGTGGCCAAGTGCATCTGCCCCTCAAGCTGGACGGGCTCAAAATGCCAAGAGG CAATTTGTCCTCAAGGCTGTCGAAACGGGGGAATCTGTGTGGCTCCAGGAATCTGCAGCTGTCCGGAGGGATGGCTGGGCGGTGCCTGCCACACTG CTGTGTGCACTCTGCCCTGCCTGAACGGAGGGAAGTGTATTTCTCCCGACAAATGCCGCTGTCGCCCCCCTTATTCTGGCCCTCGctgtgaggagaggaaaaagtctCACTAG